TAAAACTGGGAAAAATTGTTAAAACATCTATCTAACAATGATGTTTTCAAAAGTATATACACACCTGTTAGTCCAGAGAATGCTCGCTCTGGACCCAGTGTCAGCACCATCAAAGTGCAGCATCTGTGACTGCAAATCAGACAAAAAAAATACAGTACTTTCTGAAGCCTAGAACCAGCTCATGATAAACTTTAAAGCATTTCTGGCAGACAGGCGTGTCCTCAAGGGTGTTCCTTTTAGACAGGCACAAAGTTGCCACTGGTTACACGTAAGTGCGTTTTGCATCACTGTATACAAGTATATAATATTCTCATCAGAAGGTATATAGGAAATTTAATTAAATGCTTCAGTTTTACAAAAAttgctaaaaaatgtttttgcaCTTCAACGTTTAATTTTTCAATGTGCCACTTCTAACATCAATTACAGACTACTTTCCGACTGCATTACTCAACCCTAAGGAAGAACGTGGTTTCAGGGACTGGATCCCTTCTCTGAATGTGTGCACTGCACTCAGAAATGCAGCAGCACAAGCACTACACCTATGAACTCTCCACTTACTAGTCTTCGAAATCTGCAAGAGCCACTCACAGCCTGCAGTCTTAAACCCCATGGCATTAACCACCAACCAACCAGAGATTTTAGTTCCAGTCCTACAACTGGCATCGGCATTATCTCGAGGTCAGGCTAGAGCAAAGTGCTGGGGAGGTTGCTGCTCTGCCAGCGCAGGCAGGTGGTCTTCGAGTGTTTGTACAGGTGGCTGGACTGACTGAACCTCTTGCCGCACTTCAGGCAGGCATAGGGTTTTTCACCTGTGTGGACACGGATGTGCTTCTTGCAATCTGTCAAGGTCAAGAAAGTCTTGCAGCAGATTTTGCAGGCGTACTTGCGAGCCCCCTCTACAACCAAGACATTGTGCTCCGATAAGGCCTTCTTGCACTTTGACAAGACATCAGCAGATGCCCTCGTCAGCTGCGGGGGGCCGGGCTGGGAAGGGAGGCCGTTTTCAAATGAGGATGTGGCAGCATTCATCATTAGCTGGGAACTGGCAGAATTCTCTGGGATCTGTGAACTCCTGACAGAAGTTACCACTGGCATTTTGGGAGCTATGCGGCGGTAGTATGGAAAGTTACTGGCTCCTCCTCGAGGGGAACCCATcattaccctggagaaggaggagTGCAATCCCAAACCGGACCTGGAAAAATCCATCCCAAACTGTTCTCCTCCTTGGTAGCCTGAGGTCTGCACACACGGTAGGCCCATCACATCCTGCATGGGCCTGACAAAGTGGGAGTCCGCGGGCTCGCTGAATGGGTTCTCCACATGAGCACCAGGGGCCGAGGAGGGCCCGCTCGCAGGCCCAGCCTCTGGACTCAACAAATAAGGGGCCTCCCCCTCCAGCCTGCAGTCACTGGTTGTGTTTGGGAGATTATCGTCATTGTTCTGATTGGTACTAAAGTTACTTCCTCTGCTCTTGttaagaaaatttgaaatactAAAGGTGGATTTATGTTCGAGGTTATTGGTGACTTCCAAAATGTGGATGTCCCCTACCCGGTCAGTGCTAGACTGGGGATCTGAAAAACTCCGGTCGCTGCTCTCTGGGCTGAGGTCTATCTTCTCAGCACTGaccaccaccccctccacctCTACCGACTCGCTGCCTTCCGCTTGGGAGGTCACATCACTCACTTCGTCCTGAGGCTCAGGAGAGCTCAGGGGCTCAGATTTGACCACCACCCTCATGTGCTCCTTCTCACCAAGGCCCACCTCCGGGTTTTCACACTGAAAAGCACTCTTCTCAGCTGTGGTTTCCTGCTCAAAACTAGTCTCGACCTGAGTGGCACGGGAGGCCATGGAGAGCTGGGCCATGTTGCTGGCGCTGTTGTCGGACTGGCTGGGCACCTGGGCATCTTCTTGAGCGCCGAAAGACTGGTCAAACATGATGGTGCTGTCGTCTGGGTTGTCGGCCATCCCATCCGCCTTAGGGTTGTCCACGATTTTCAGAGAATCTGGAGAAAAGAACTCCTCCCGGGAATGAACCCCCGGCCCGTTCTCTGGCGTCACGTCGGAGATGGCAGACTCGTCCAGGGTGGGTCGGAGGCGCTGTCTGGCCCGCTCCTCCGCAGACTGCTTACGCTTGTGCAGGCGGCGCATGGGGAAGGGTGTCCGCTGGTCCAGGTTACCGCGCAGCGAGGAGCTCATGGGGGCTGGCTGCTCCTCACCGCTCTGGCTGGAACTGAGGGCGGAGCTCACAATGCTCAGTCCCAGCTGCTGCAGCATAAAGGAGCGCTGCATGCGGGCACTCTGCTCCTGAACACGCTCGCTGGGGGGAGACATGGGCAGCGTCCGTGTCGTCAGGTAATGTTTACATGCCTTAACAACAGAGTTCAGGTGCAGGTGAGAGGCTGCCAATAAGACATCCATGACATTGCTCTCCCCCAGCATGAGAGTGGAGGTGTACATCATGTCAATCAGTGCGGCGAAGGCCTCTGCTGTCACCACTTCGCTATCCAACTGGATCATGTTCATGGTCTGATCTCCCTCTGCCACTGAGAACAGGGCTCGGAAATGCGTGCTGCATGCTGCTAGTACTGAGCGGTGGGCTTTGAAATGTCTGTTCCCCACTACAATGACACAGTCACAGAGCTGGCCATGAAGTCTCTGATAGTTCAGCTGCTGGAAGATCTGTTCAAAGTGACCAGGAAAATCCATGATCCtacaatacaaagaaaaaaagaattaacatgCAGAACAGCTTAAGTCAAAGTCAGAGCACAGAGCGGGCACTGACCAGAGAGGCATGAATGGCCAAGCGTGGACCTTTCAAAGCTTGTGGTGTTTCTGATGGGGGCACACGACTAAATACCTGTCCAATAAGGAGCAAATGCTGACTCAGCTAACAGCCTCGGAAATCTACATGGACACGCGCAGATCAGCAACTGGCTGTTTACAGGTTTCCCTTCATCTTAAATGACCCACTTTTAACACTTGGGGCCATTGTTAGAAAAGACCAATATGTGGGTGACGCAGCATCTATACCTGAGAAGTCAAGAGTTCTGCATTCCTGAGAACAACAAACTCCAAGAAACTCTAAACTGAGACTTTTGGCGACCTTAAACGATGAAAAGTGCAAATCAACATTAGTGGGAAGATGTCCAGTTCCAAATGGTAGTAGACTGCACACATGCATTTACCCTCTCCACCCCATACATACTCCTGAAACCCCATTAAAAAGACACCAATGTttcttgatttgttgttgttttaaaggtaaaaactcacaagaaaaaaagaatgggaaagaggtATTAATGGCATTTTGGAAACTGGTGAGCAGTTAAACAAATGTGTGCTGACTTAgcacacccagaaaactgaaccctaagttacagtccatggagtcacaaaagagtcggacatgacttagagactaaacaacaacaattaaaactGGCAGTGGTTAAATCTGACTTATATATATAAGTCCCCAGCCACCCAGAGGCTCAGAACTGGCTGCCACGGTGCCAGAGGAAGTGCAGCAAAAATGATGCCAAGACAAAAGGACTGGCTAGAAGtctactcaaaaaaaaaacaaaaacggagGTTCCACACTGCGGCACAGAAAAGGTAAAcgcacagatacagagaatagattaATGGCTCTCTGGGGCTGGGCTCAGGGCAGGCCTGCAATAAGTGACTTTCAGGgacatgatggaaatgttctaatatGATGATTACGCatcaaattttctaaaaatacttgATCTGTACACCTAAAATGGGGAATTttaagtcgctcagttcagttgctcagtatgtctgactctgcaacgccatgaatcacagtacgccaggcctccttgtccatcaccaactcccggagttcactcaaactcacgtccaccgagtcggtgatgccacccagccatctcatcctctgtcgtccccttctcctcctgccccccatcccttccagcatcagagtcttttccaatgagtcaactcttcgcatgaggtggccaaagtactggagtttcagctttagcatcattccttccaaagaacacccagggctgatctcctttggattggactggttggatctccttgcagtccaagggactctcaagagtctcctccaacaccacagttcaaaagcatcaattcttcagcactcagctttctttatagtccaactctcacatccatacatgactactggaaaaaccatagccttgactagacagacctttgttggcaaagtaatgtctctgcttttgaatatgctatctagattggtcataactttccgtaTTATACCACAGTAAAACTCAATtaattaaacttcaaaaaaaaaaaacgcggAAAGAAAAACAGGAGATGAGCAAGGTCTAAAACCACCATTTCAGACTACGTTTTGAACTTTAGGGCTTCTCTAAAACCAacgaggggcttccttggtggtccaggtggtccgtgctcccaatacagggggcctgggttcactctcaggtcagggaactagatcccacatgccacaactaagacagtgcagccaaataaataaatatatatattttttaaaaagacgaaaataaaaccaaacagagTGCTTAGAACATCACATATATCTTTGATAATACTATGGAattactaggtttttttttttttaccccttaTGTGTGATAATggcattctgatttttttccccaaaggaatagtttttaaagagaaaacactagaatatttacagatgaaatgacATGACGTCTGGCATTtgtttcaaagtttatttttcatacaTTGGAAAATTTTCATAAacgttaaaaggaaaaaagagatcaCATCACTAAGTAGAAAA
This is a stretch of genomic DNA from Bos javanicus breed banteng chromosome 8, ARS-OSU_banteng_1.0, whole genome shotgun sequence. It encodes these proteins:
- the ZBTB5 gene encoding zinc finger and BTB domain-containing protein 5 isoform X2 is translated as MDFPGHFEQIFQQLNYQRLHGQLCDCVIVVGNRHFKAHRSVLAACSTHFRALFSVAEGDQTMNMIQLDSEVVTAEAFAALIDMMYTSTLMLGESNVMDVLLAASHLHLNSVVKACKHYLTTRTLPMSPPSERVQEQSARMQRSFMLQQLGLSIVSSALSSSQSGEEQPAPMSSSLRGNLDQRTPFPMRRLHKRKQSAEERARQRLRPTLDESAISDVTPENGPGVHSREEFFSPDSLKIVDNPKADGMADNPDDSTIMFDQSFGAQEDAQVPSQSDNSASNMAQLSMASRATQVETSFEQETTAEKSAFQCENPEVGLGEKEHMRVVVKSEPLSSPEPQDEVSDVTSQAEGSESVEVEGVVVSAEKIDLSPESSDRSFSDPQSSTDRVGDIHILEVTNNLEHKSTFSISNFLNKSRGSNFSTNQNNDDNLPNTTSDCRLEGEAPYLLSPEAGPASGPSSAPGAHVENPFSEPADSHFVRPMQDVMGLPCVQTSGYQGGEQFGMDFSRSGLGLHSSFSRVMMGSPRGGASNFPYYRRIAPKMPVVTSVRSSQIPENSASSQLMMNAATSSFENGLPSQPGPPQLTRASADVLSKCKKALSEHNVLVVEGARKYACKICCKTFLTLTDCKKHIRVHTGEKPYACLKCGKRFSQSSHLYKHSKTTCLRWQSSNLPSTLL
- the ZBTB5 gene encoding zinc finger and BTB domain-containing protein 5 isoform X1 — protein: MARVDRGSDCQRNARVAAVQSLEHPSLYIWIGCKSIMDFPGHFEQIFQQLNYQRLHGQLCDCVIVVGNRHFKAHRSVLAACSTHFRALFSVAEGDQTMNMIQLDSEVVTAEAFAALIDMMYTSTLMLGESNVMDVLLAASHLHLNSVVKACKHYLTTRTLPMSPPSERVQEQSARMQRSFMLQQLGLSIVSSALSSSQSGEEQPAPMSSSLRGNLDQRTPFPMRRLHKRKQSAEERARQRLRPTLDESAISDVTPENGPGVHSREEFFSPDSLKIVDNPKADGMADNPDDSTIMFDQSFGAQEDAQVPSQSDNSASNMAQLSMASRATQVETSFEQETTAEKSAFQCENPEVGLGEKEHMRVVVKSEPLSSPEPQDEVSDVTSQAEGSESVEVEGVVVSAEKIDLSPESSDRSFSDPQSSTDRVGDIHILEVTNNLEHKSTFSISNFLNKSRGSNFSTNQNNDDNLPNTTSDCRLEGEAPYLLSPEAGPASGPSSAPGAHVENPFSEPADSHFVRPMQDVMGLPCVQTSGYQGGEQFGMDFSRSGLGLHSSFSRVMMGSPRGGASNFPYYRRIAPKMPVVTSVRSSQIPENSASSQLMMNAATSSFENGLPSQPGPPQLTRASADVLSKCKKALSEHNVLVVEGARKYACKICCKTFLTLTDCKKHIRVHTGEKPYACLKCGKRFSQSSHLYKHSKTTCLRWQSSNLPSTLL